A genomic region of Pseudomonas sp. MPC6 contains the following coding sequences:
- a CDS encoding DUF3015 domain-containing protein has translation MKRILLGTLFTVVSINAMAQAPGGPDCGWGNMLFEGQRGTPAHFLASTTNGTSGNATFGMTSGTNGCSTNASLTYGGKSWLAMNGMMNELSEDMAKGQGEALTTYAVVLGVAPEDRAHFAAVTHEHFQQIFSKADVTAEDVHTNTLAVLKNDPRLVKYATQA, from the coding sequence ATGAAACGGATTCTTCTCGGTACTCTCTTCACCGTTGTATCCATCAACGCCATGGCTCAGGCGCCAGGCGGTCCGGATTGCGGTTGGGGCAACATGCTGTTCGAAGGTCAGCGTGGCACCCCGGCGCACTTCCTGGCATCCACCACCAACGGCACTTCCGGCAACGCAACTTTCGGTATGACCTCCGGTACCAACGGTTGCTCGACTAATGCGTCGCTGACCTATGGCGGCAAATCCTGGTTGGCCATGAATGGCATGATGAACGAGCTGTCCGAAGACATGGCTAAAGGTCAGGGCGAAGCGCTGACGACTTATGCCGTGGTACTGGGCGTGGCGCCGGAAGACCGTGCGCACTTCGCCGCCGTGACTCACGAGCACTTCCAGCAGATCTTCAGCAAGGCTGACGTGACCGCTGAAGACGTGCATACCAACACCCTGGCCGTGCTGAAAAACGATCCTCGTCTGGTCAAGTACGCCACTCAAGCTTAA
- a CDS encoding DUF4105 domain-containing protein, protein MLKRLAWLALCVCAPLSAAPHIDNQRLQQLANDPFWISLGHYETAKLGGWRSYVSDKKFFLAPDGNEHPDRELAATVQALYAPASAGEQHAQCVYPARTRWLKAQLELNDLPALDCSEFKQWFKDVSPHSAVMIFPAAYLNSPSSMFGHTLLRIDQADVQRDQTALLSYAINFGAYIEGSDNSILYAWKGLMGGYPGLFALVPYQEKLSEYRSLENRDLWEYRLNLTQQETERMVEHVWELKQIQFDYFFFDENCSYRLLELLQVARPSLRLTEQFPLTAIPTDTVKAVKEAGLVESIEYRPSRERELLSRAEPLTDEEQQWVLKVSADQQQLQTPAFKAQARDRQALIIDAAYRLERYRANGQERDPQRAQRSFELLRAINRNPAPELDIPQPGLPEDGHESRTWQAGIGTRGDKAFGEYGLRMAYHDLNDNAESFPLGAQIEILQMKLRQYEGNQWQLQQLDLATIRSLTPRNELLQPLSWQVTGGLERVPGKHDDETLVSHVNGGGGGTWQLGDDMLGFALGTVRVEHNNDFAGFIAPAAGFNSGLLWKNPLGNFSLEAKGDYFTNGEVRRSVSLNQQWALSRNLGLRLSAQREFSHLASPENEVMLELKWYHY, encoded by the coding sequence ATGCTCAAACGCCTTGCCTGGCTGGCGCTCTGTGTCTGTGCCCCGCTGTCCGCCGCGCCACACATCGACAATCAACGTTTGCAGCAACTGGCCAACGACCCTTTCTGGATATCCCTGGGCCATTACGAAACCGCCAAGCTCGGTGGCTGGCGCAGCTATGTCAGTGATAAAAAGTTCTTTCTCGCGCCCGACGGCAACGAACACCCCGACCGTGAACTGGCAGCGACGGTCCAGGCGCTGTACGCCCCCGCCAGTGCCGGCGAACAGCATGCACAGTGCGTCTATCCCGCCCGCACCCGCTGGCTGAAGGCGCAGCTCGAGCTGAATGATCTGCCGGCGCTGGACTGCAGCGAATTCAAGCAATGGTTCAAGGATGTCTCGCCCCACAGCGCGGTGATGATTTTTCCGGCGGCCTATCTGAACAGTCCCTCATCGATGTTCGGCCATACCCTGCTGCGCATCGATCAGGCTGACGTGCAGCGCGATCAAACCGCCCTGCTCAGTTACGCGATCAACTTCGGTGCCTACATCGAAGGCTCGGACAACAGCATCCTGTATGCCTGGAAGGGTTTGATGGGCGGTTATCCGGGCCTGTTTGCGCTGGTGCCTTACCAGGAAAAACTCTCGGAATACCGCAGTCTCGAAAATCGTGACCTGTGGGAATATCGGTTGAATCTGACTCAACAAGAAACCGAACGCATGGTCGAGCATGTCTGGGAACTGAAACAGATCCAGTTCGACTATTTCTTCTTCGACGAAAACTGCTCCTATCGCCTGCTGGAACTGCTGCAGGTGGCCCGCCCGAGCCTGCGACTGACCGAACAATTCCCGTTGACTGCGATTCCCACCGACACCGTCAAAGCCGTGAAAGAGGCCGGGCTGGTCGAATCCATAGAGTATCGTCCGTCGCGCGAACGTGAATTGCTCAGCCGCGCCGAACCCTTGACCGATGAAGAGCAGCAGTGGGTGTTGAAGGTCAGCGCCGACCAGCAGCAATTGCAAACCCCGGCGTTCAAGGCTCAAGCCCGCGACCGCCAGGCGCTGATCATCGATGCCGCGTACCGACTGGAGCGCTACCGCGCCAATGGCCAGGAACGCGACCCGCAACGGGCACAGCGCAGTTTCGAACTGCTGCGGGCGATCAACCGGAATCCGGCACCGGAGCTGGACATCCCGCAACCCGGCCTGCCCGAGGACGGCCATGAATCCCGCACCTGGCAGGCGGGTATCGGCACTCGGGGCGACAAGGCGTTCGGCGAATACGGCCTGCGCATGGCCTATCACGACCTCAACGACAACGCCGAGAGTTTCCCGCTCGGTGCGCAGATTGAAATCCTGCAGATGAAACTGCGCCAGTACGAAGGCAATCAGTGGCAATTGCAGCAACTGGACCTGGCGACCATCCGCTCCCTGACCCCGCGCAACGAGCTGTTGCAACCGCTCTCGTGGCAAGTCACCGGCGGCCTGGAGCGCGTGCCGGGCAAACACGACGACGAAACCCTGGTCAGCCACGTCAACGGCGGTGGCGGTGGAACCTGGCAACTGGGCGACGACATGCTCGGTTTCGCCTTGGGCACCGTGCGCGTGGAGCACAACAATGACTTTGCAGGCTTCATTGCTCCGGCGGCAGGCTTCAACAGCGGTTTGCTGTGGAAAAACCCGCTGGGCAACTTCAGCCTGGAAGCAAAAGGTGATTACTTCACCAATGGCGAAGTGCGTCGCAGCGTCAGTCTGAATCAACAATGGGCGTTGTCGCGCAACCTGGGGCTTCGTCTGAGCGCACAGCGCGAATTCAGCCACCTGGCCTCACCCGAGAACGAAGTGATGCTTGAGCTGAAGTGGTATCACTACTGA
- the ettA gene encoding energy-dependent translational throttle protein EttA produces MAQYVFTMHRLGKVVPPKREILKNISLSFFPGAKIGVLGLNGSGKSTLLKIMAGVDTEFEGEARPMPELNIGYLPQEPILDPTKTVREVVEEAVSVIKNAQARLDEVYAAYADEDADFDKLAAEQAKLEAILQASDGHNLDRQLEVAADALRLPAWDAKVEFLSGGEKRRVALCRLLLSAPDMLLLDEPTNHLDADSVAWLEHFLHDFPGTVVAITHDRYFLDNVAGWILELDRGAGIPYEGNYSGWLEAKSNRLAAESKQQSAHEKAMKEELEWVRKGAKARQSKSKARLQRFEEMQSQEFQKRSETNEIYIPAGPRLGDKVIEFKNVSKGYGDRVLIDNLSFSMPKGAIVGVIGGNGAGKSTLFRMLMGKEQPDSGSIEVGDTVQLACVDQSREDLDGSKTVFQQISDGSDQIRIGNYEIPSRTYVGRFNFKGGDQQKFVKDLSGGERGRLHLALTLKEGGNVLLLDEPSNDLDVETLRSLEEALLDFPGAAIVISHDRWFLDRVATHILAYEDDSQAVFFEGNYTEYEADRRKRLGEAAAQPHRVRHKKLA; encoded by the coding sequence ATGGCTCAATACGTCTTCACCATGCATCGGCTGGGTAAAGTTGTTCCGCCGAAGCGGGAAATCCTGAAAAACATTTCGCTGTCGTTCTTCCCGGGCGCCAAGATTGGCGTACTCGGCCTTAACGGCTCGGGTAAATCCACGCTGTTGAAAATCATGGCGGGCGTCGATACCGAGTTCGAGGGCGAAGCCCGTCCGATGCCGGAGCTGAACATCGGCTACCTGCCACAGGAACCGATCCTGGACCCGACCAAGACCGTGCGTGAAGTGGTCGAGGAAGCGGTCAGCGTGATCAAGAACGCCCAGGCGCGCCTGGACGAGGTCTACGCGGCTTACGCGGATGAAGATGCCGACTTCGACAAGCTTGCGGCAGAGCAAGCCAAGCTCGAAGCCATCCTGCAAGCCAGCGACGGCCACAACCTGGATCGCCAACTGGAAGTCGCCGCCGATGCGCTGCGCCTGCCGGCGTGGGATGCCAAGGTCGAGTTCCTGTCCGGTGGCGAGAAGCGTCGCGTGGCCCTGTGCCGTCTGCTGCTGTCCGCACCCGACATGCTGCTGCTCGACGAACCGACCAACCACCTGGACGCCGATTCCGTCGCCTGGCTGGAGCACTTCCTGCACGACTTCCCGGGTACCGTGGTCGCGATCACGCACGACCGTTACTTCCTGGACAACGTCGCCGGCTGGATCCTCGAGCTCGACCGCGGCGCCGGTATCCCGTACGAGGGCAACTATTCGGGTTGGCTCGAAGCCAAGTCCAATCGCCTGGCTGCCGAGTCCAAGCAGCAGTCGGCCCACGAAAAAGCCATGAAGGAAGAACTGGAGTGGGTGCGCAAAGGCGCCAAGGCCCGCCAGTCCAAATCCAAGGCTCGTCTGCAACGCTTCGAAGAAATGCAATCGCAGGAATTCCAGAAGCGCAGCGAAACCAACGAGATCTACATCCCGGCCGGTCCACGCCTGGGCGACAAGGTCATCGAGTTCAAGAACGTTTCCAAGGGTTACGGCGATCGCGTGTTGATCGACAACCTGTCGTTCTCCATGCCTAAAGGCGCCATCGTTGGCGTGATCGGCGGTAACGGAGCGGGTAAATCGACCCTGTTCCGCATGCTGATGGGCAAGGAACAACCGGATTCGGGCAGCATCGAAGTCGGCGACACCGTGCAGCTTGCTTGCGTGGATCAGAGCCGCGAAGACCTGGACGGCAGCAAGACGGTGTTCCAGCAAATCTCCGACGGTTCGGATCAGATCCGCATCGGCAACTACGAGATCCCGTCGCGTACCTACGTCGGGCGCTTCAACTTCAAGGGCGGCGATCAGCAGAAGTTCGTCAAGGACCTGTCCGGTGGTGAGCGCGGTCGCTTGCACCTGGCCCTGACCTTGAAGGAGGGCGGTAACGTCCTGCTGCTCGACGAACCGTCCAACGACCTCGACGTTGAAACCCTGCGTTCCCTGGAAGAAGCCTTGCTGGACTTCCCGGGCGCCGCCATTGTGATCTCTCACGATCGGTGGTTCCTTGACCGCGTCGCGACGCACATCCTGGCGTACGAAGACGACTCGCAAGCCGTGTTCTTCGAAGGCAACTACACCGAGTACGAAGCCGATCGTCGCAAGCGCCTTGGCGAAGCGGCTGCCCAGCCACATCGTGTACGGCACAAGAAACTGGCCTGA
- the gdhA gene encoding NADP-specific glutamate dehydrogenase, with amino-acid sequence MIESVESFLARLKKRDPDQPEFHQAVEEVLRSLWPFLEAHPHYLTSGILERMCEPERAIVFRVSWVDDQGKVRVNRGFRIQMNSAIGPYKGGLRFHPSVNLGVLKFLAFEQTFKNSLTSLPMGGGKGGSDFDPKGKSDGEVMRFCQAFMNELYRHIGADVDVPAGDIGVGAREIGFLFGQYKRLSNQFTSVLTGKGPSYGGSLVRPEATGFGCVYFAEEMLKRSGETVEGKRVAISGSGNVAQYAARKVMDLGGKVISLSDSEGTLYCEAGLTEEQWLALLELKNVKRGRLSELASGFDLEFRAGQCPWELPCDIALPCATQNELDLEAARALLRNGCVCVAEGANMPTTLEAVDLFIEAGILFAPGKASNAGGVAVSGLEMSQNAMRLLWTGGEVDSKLHAIMQSIHHACVHYGEENGRINYVKGANIAGFVKVADAMLAQGVV; translated from the coding sequence ATGATCGAATCTGTCGAATCCTTCCTTGCCCGCCTGAAAAAGCGCGATCCTGACCAACCTGAATTCCATCAGGCCGTGGAAGAAGTCCTGCGCAGCCTCTGGCCGTTTCTTGAAGCCCATCCGCACTATCTGACTTCCGGAATCCTGGAGCGCATGTGCGAGCCGGAGCGGGCGATTGTGTTCCGGGTGTCCTGGGTCGATGATCAGGGCAAAGTCCGGGTCAATCGCGGTTTCCGTATCCAGATGAACAGCGCCATCGGCCCTTACAAGGGCGGTTTGCGCTTCCATCCTTCAGTGAACCTGGGCGTCTTGAAGTTCCTCGCATTCGAACAGACCTTCAAAAACTCGCTGACCTCGTTGCCCATGGGTGGCGGCAAGGGCGGTTCGGACTTCGACCCGAAAGGCAAAAGCGACGGCGAAGTCATGCGTTTCTGCCAGGCCTTCATGAACGAGTTGTATCGTCACATCGGCGCGGACGTTGACGTTCCCGCCGGTGATATCGGCGTCGGTGCCCGGGAGATCGGTTTCCTGTTCGGCCAGTACAAGCGCCTGAGCAACCAGTTCACCAGCGTGCTGACCGGCAAGGGCCCGAGCTACGGTGGCAGCCTGGTTCGCCCGGAAGCCACGGGTTTTGGCTGTGTGTACTTCGCTGAAGAAATGCTCAAGCGCAGCGGCGAAACCGTGGAAGGCAAGCGTGTCGCCATCTCCGGTTCCGGCAACGTTGCCCAATACGCCGCACGCAAGGTCATGGACCTGGGCGGCAAAGTGATCTCCCTGTCGGACTCCGAAGGCACCTTGTATTGCGAGGCGGGTTTGACCGAAGAGCAATGGCTGGCGTTGCTGGAGTTGAAGAACGTCAAGCGTGGACGGCTCAGCGAGCTGGCCAGCGGTTTTGACCTGGAGTTCCGTGCCGGCCAGTGCCCGTGGGAGTTGCCCTGCGATATCGCGCTGCCGTGCGCCACCCAGAACGAGCTCGACCTCGAGGCCGCCCGTGCGCTGTTGCGCAACGGTTGTGTCTGTGTGGCGGAAGGCGCGAACATGCCGACCACCCTGGAAGCGGTGGATCTGTTCATCGAGGCGGGTATTCTGTTCGCGCCGGGCAAGGCCTCCAACGCCGGTGGGGTTGCGGTGAGCGGACTGGAGATGTCACAAAACGCCATGCGCCTGCTGTGGACCGGTGGTGAAGTGGACAGCAAGCTCCACGCCATCATGCAATCGATCCACCACGCTTGCGTGCATTACGGCGAAGAAAACGGCCGGATCAACTACGTCAAGGGCGCGAATATCGCCGGCTTCGTCAAAGTCGCCGACGCCATGCTCGCCCAAGGCGTGGTCTAA
- a CDS encoding GreA/GreB family elongation factor: protein MSRAFVNEDNAAAQADQPVERQVSDQPNYVTPAGLAQLQAKVAELQQLHNEQTDNGEQADKQRLADLERDLRYFNQRLQSAQVVTAARSTEKVQIGSRVTFANEHDSEQTVQLVGEDQADAAAGLINWGSPLGRALLGAQLGDEVLWQRPAGDQLIEIIRIEPA from the coding sequence ATGAGTCGTGCCTTCGTCAATGAAGATAACGCCGCCGCGCAAGCCGACCAGCCGGTCGAACGGCAGGTCAGTGATCAGCCCAATTACGTCACACCCGCGGGCCTGGCCCAGTTGCAGGCGAAAGTCGCTGAACTGCAACAGCTGCACAATGAGCAAACGGACAATGGTGAGCAGGCAGACAAACAGCGCCTGGCCGACCTTGAGCGGGATTTGCGGTATTTCAACCAGCGGTTGCAAAGCGCTCAGGTGGTGACCGCCGCCCGCTCGACCGAAAAAGTGCAGATCGGCAGCCGAGTGACGTTCGCCAATGAACACGATAGCGAGCAAACGGTACAACTGGTCGGTGAAGATCAGGCCGACGCCGCGGCAGGCCTGATCAACTGGGGCTCGCCGCTGGGCCGGGCGTTGCTCGGGGCGCAACTCGGTGACGAGGTGCTGTGGCAACGCCCGGCCGGCGATCAGCTGATCGAGATCATCCGCATCGAACCGGCTTAG